The Longimicrobiaceae bacterium region GCCCTGGGCGAAGAGCAGCCCCTGGATGCGGTTCGTCACCCGCGTGCGGTCCCTCCTCGTCGTCATCAGCTCCCGGTGCAGTTGCCTGCGGTCCTCCTCCTCGGGACTCGGCACCCGCACGATGCTCCAGCACTTCTTCTCTCCCAGGAGCCATCTCCAGAGCAGGTCGAGCAGCTTGCCCGCATCCAGCCGGTCCGTCTTCGCCCGCCGCGCTCGTCGGTTGACCTCGATGCTGGAGGAGTCCACCACCTGGTTCTCGAACCCCTGCGCGCACAGCGCCCGGTGCAGCCAGAAGCCGTCGCGTCCGGCCTCGTAACAGGAGATGACCCGCGTCTCGGCAGGAAGCCCGAAGTGCGCCTTGGCCCCGTC contains the following coding sequences:
- a CDS encoding IS110 family transposase, with the translated sequence MNPATTPKPTNSTAPVLCLSFELGVSQWKMAFSTALGQQPRLRSIPARDLAHVEKEIDGAKAHFGLPAETRVISCYEAGRDGFWLHRALCAQGFENQVVDSSSIEVNRRARRAKTDRLDAGKLLDLLWRWLLGEKKCWSIVRVPSPEEEDRRQLHRELMTTRRDRTRVTNRIQGLLFAQG